Sequence from the Sulfuracidifex tepidarius genome:
GGGAAACAACAAGGCTGGAATATGGGCTAAAAAGTTGAAGGCCATGGCAGATGAACTTAAGGTAAGTGACAGGGTTATATTCACAGGTTACGTTGACGACGATGAACTGAACGCGTTATATCAAATAGCCGATGTGATCCTTCTTCCTTCTAAACTTGAGGGATTCGGACTAGTAGTGGTGGAAGGATGGGTTTTCGAGAAACCCGTGGTGGTAAGCAAAGGTGCAGGGGCGAGCGAACTTGTAATAGACGGAGGAAACGGTTACACTTTCCCATCGGGTAACGTAGATGAGATGGCTGAGAAGATTAAGAGCGCTTTGAAGAACGACAAGTTAGGTTCTCTCGGAAAGGAGACCGCAAAGAAGTGTTACATAGATAACGTGATCCCTGAGCTGACTGAGGTCTTTCAAGAAGCCATAGACGAATATAAGAAAACCTGAGAAGAGATAGACTTTTTTAAAGAACTGTGTATAAAAGTACTACTGTAGTTCATGAACGAGGAAACCGTAAAGTCCCATAAGAAGTATTATGCCTTCCTCTCTAACGGGTTCACAACTGCGTTAGAGTATGAAGGAAGCATAGTCTGGTTCCCTACTCCTAGGATGGACTCTCCTTCAGTTTTCTCACATATAATAGACGACGAGAAGGGAGGATATTTCTCAGTCAAGCCAGAAGAAGAGTTCTCGCACTCACAACGTTATTTAGAGAGGAGCTTAGTTCTGGAGAATTCCTTCTCCACAAAGAAAGGTAAGCTGAAGGTGTTGGACTTCCTCCCTCTGTCCTTGACCGGGATAATCAGAATTTTCGAATCCGACATACCCTTCGACGTTGATATAAGACCAGTGTTCAACTACGGCTTAATAAACCCAGGGATAGACGTGGTTGAGGGAGGGATAGTATTCAAGAACCCGCAGTCTAACGAAGGTATAGAGCTCCTGATACAAGGAAATTACGAGATCGAGGACGGTTACAAGGTATCCCTGAAGCCAGGTAAAGGCTATCTATATCTCCTCCACTCTAAGGACTTAAGGTACGGACTGTTCAGCAGGAAAGGTTTCGTTTACTCCCGCCCTTACGATGCTCTAAACAAGGCTTTGTCGTACTGGAGAGGGCAGATCTCTCACGCGAAAAAGGTGTCAGCACTCCAGGAGCTATATGAAGTTTCCCTGCTCATAATACTGGGGCTGACCTATTTGCCGTCTGGAGGACTCATTGCCTCACCCACCACTTCCCTTCCGGAAATAGTGGGTAGCGACAGAAACTGGGACTATCGCTACGTGTGGATAAGGGATGCATCGTATGGAGCCGAGGCACTCATAAAGGCAGGTCTCTTCACTAAGGCTAGAGGAGTCCTTAGGTTCATGAGCTCTATCGTAGATCCCTCGTCTAAGAGCTTCGACCATCCGCTTTACACTGTAGACGGAACCATGCCCCCAGCTGAGGAGGAATTGAACTGGTTGAAGGGACATAAGCTATCCAAACCGGTGAGGATAGGTAACGCAGCTTACCTGCAAGTGCAGACCGACGTAGAAGGCGCATTCATGGACTCACTCTATCAATACATGCTCGCAACTGGTCAAGTCGAATACGTGGAGGACATGTGGTGGATAGTAGAGGCGATTTCGGAGTGGGTCATGAAGAGCTGGCAGGGTAAGAGTACTGACATATGGGAACAGAGAGGCGTCTTGGAACACTTCGTCCACAGCAAAGTGATGAACTGGGTAGCCTTGGACAGAGCGTGGAGAATAGCGGAGAAGCTCAGATACGACAGGAAGGAATGGAGGATCGAGGCTGAGAAGATAAGGGAGGACGTCCTCAACAACGGCATATCGTCAGGCCATTTAGCAAGATATTACGGGAGCGAGGAAGTTGATGCTTCTCTTCTCACCCTCCCCATTTACGGATTCATTGATGCTAACGACGAACTCTTCAGACGAACCCTAAAGAAGATAATTGATGACTTAATGATAGGAAGAGACCTTTTGCTCAGGTACAAGACTGACTTCATGGGACAAGTGTCCCATCCTTTCACGTTGACCTCCACGTGGCTCGCCAGGGTTTACATTAGGATGGGATTAATAGACGATGCGGAGAGAGTGCTGAACAGCTTAGCTTCTTGTTCCACAGATCTTTACCTCATAGCAGAACATCTAGACGCTTCGTTGTGCGAACCGCGCGGGAACTTCCCACAACTCTTTCCTCACGCGGGGGTTGTCAGCTCTTTAATAGAATTGAATGAAATGAAGTCTACGATGGGAAAACACTAGCTATATACATTTTTCTAGCTTATGTCTTTACGGATACGCGTTTCTATCCTTCGACCTTCACCAAGTTATTTCAAGAAAAGAAATTCAAAGCACTTGATGTTAACTAACAATTAAAACATGGTTTGTCTATTAGTGTTGTGAACAGAGTAAGGCAGTTAACGGATGAAGCCATAGAGGAGATAGAAAAATACAATTCTTGTCAATCGGCTTATTACATCCTAAAGACATTGTCCGAGGGTGCTGAGACCCTATGCAAGGAAAAGGAAGTTAAATATGACTACACTGTTGACAACTTGATCATCATGTCTTTATATACCTACGAGGACGTAACTAAGGCAAGACTGTTTGTGACCTCTTTCATCATTTACGATTTATTAGCTAAAAAATATACAATACAGAACCCTTTATTCTACTTTAGATGGAACAAAAGATACTTCGTGTACAGCCCTAGAATTGAGTCTCATCTGTCCTATCTATCACGGGAAGGCTTCGTCAAGAACAGAAAGAAATATTCCCTCACAGAGTACGGAAAGAAAGAGGGAGAAACTTCATTAGCTACATTGAACAAAGAAACTTTGTCCAAGATACAGGAATCGGTGTCCACGCTGAAAAGGATAGAGACCATGAAGCAGACGAAGGTCTTCCTGAAGAAGTACCTCATGGGTTATAGGGAAGAATAAGACAGGGAAAAATGGTTAGAGAAAAAATAAATAATTAATTAATGATCTTTTACTTGTGTTATGCAATCACGAATTTCTGCCGAGTGTCCATGAGATGAAACTTCTTTTCATGAGAAAAGCTTGTCTTTTACCTAATATTTAAAACCGGTTGGGAGAATAAGATGAAATGGAAAGTTATCTTGATGTTGTATCCTATCTAAATGAGGGAAAAGTGGAAGAAGCCGGTAAAAAACTCATAGAAATAGGAAAGGAGAACGAAGACGAAGATGTAAGAAACGTGATAGCTGAGATAGAAAGGGAAATAATGGAGCTTAGACATGAAAGGGATGACTTTCCCTCCTATTCCCCTTATTCGGATCAGATCGTGAAGGCAACTAGGGCATTAGAGAAATGCAGAGAGGAAAGAATGAAGTACTTGATCTTGCACGGCCTCTATCTCATTACTAAAGGTAATTCTCTGATTTTAGGCATGATAAGGCTAAGCGGTCAAGTAAAGCCGAGAACTTATCTATAGAGACGCGAGTTCCTTTAGTTTCTCCTTTTCTTCACTACTGAAGACTTCTGAAAAATCTTTACTAAATGGAGGTCCTAAGATATTTCATCTATGTTCTAATCCTCTAGACGACATCCAAGTAATTTGATTCAAAACCTCTTGATTTTGCACAATAATAGATCAATGAAGAAGATCTTTACATATATCACTTTATAAGGAACGCATATTCCCACACTTTGGTTGCTTTCCTTTAATAGTAGAAAAAGAATTTTTTACCTAAAAATATTTAACTCATTTCATGGACGATACAGAAGTAAGGACACATACAGCCCTACATGTAGTCAAGGGAGCGGTTAGGAAAGTTTTAGGTGCTAAATGGACTGCGTCTACTTGGGTATCGAAGGGTCACGGAAGGCTCACAGTTCAACTTGATAGGAAGCCCGGGGAAAGTGATATGAAGGAAATCTTCAGGCTAGCTAATGAGAAGATAGTTCAGAACGTACCAGTGAGGGTGGAGACGTTGCCAAGGGAAGAGGCGGAGAGGAAATACGGGGATGAAATATACGACCTATTCCCAGTCCCTGAAGAGGTTAAGGAATTGAAGATAGTAATCATAGATGGATGGAACCTTAACGCATGTAACAAGCCACATACTTCAACGACTGGAGGAATAGGAGAAATAGAGATGGACGACTGGAGGTTCAGGAAAATGAAGAATTTACTTGAGATCTCCTTTAACTTGAAGGACTTGTGATCAGCCCTTGTAAGCTAAGTCATCGATCTTCGACGGCTCCGTCATCACGTTAAAGTCTAACATTTGGGAAATGGTTATCTAGTAGGTATCTATCTCTTCTTAACCTCCCCCTTTTATTTCCTTCTAGCTTTCAGGAAGCGGAAATGCGGGAAGCATAGAAGACCCACTTCGTATGGTAACCTCAAGAAGGAAGCTAATTCTCTTAATAGTTATAAGGTCTAATGAAAGCCAGAAAGGATGGGAAAACATGATAGAAACAAAAATAATGAACTTTTTCTAGGTTACACAAAGAGGTATCTCCATTTCGTCTTTAGAGATCCCCCCGTGATTCCCTTTGTAGTCCATTGAGTCGTCGATCCAATAGTTGAGAGTCGTCCTCCCTTTAGGCACGACGGCGTAGTCGGGAACCCGGTTTCCTCCTGCATACTTGGAGAGCGTTTCCTTACCGAAGATATATGTCTCGTACTTCTTGAATGTCTCAGAGACGTCATGTCTTGAGATAATCATGAGGTTTCTACTGTCTCCGAAAGGGGGAACCTCAATGTTATCCAAGATCTCCTGGTCTCTGGAGATATCTACGTTCTTTTCCACATCTATTTGACCGTGATCTGAAGTCAGGACTACCGTGAAGCCATTTGACTTGCCTATCTCCATCGCCTTCTTCGCTATCTTGGATACCTCCCTCACTGTCTCAGCCGTTTCAGGGGAACTAGGCCCGTAGTGATGAGAAACCGTGTCTACGTAAGGTAAATAGAAGAACGCGAACCGCTTTTCTGGAAGAGACTGCCTCAGGACAGACAGCGAATCATAGGGTGTGAAGTAGTTCCTTACGTGTGCCCCAACCAGGGTTGAAAACAACCTCTTCGATGACCCTGACAGAGGGGTAATAAACACGCTCTCCTCCCCTCTCAGGTACGAAGGCGGCATACTTATCTCGGGGGTCTCCCCGTTCCTGATGGCAGACAACAGATCCACTACCTTCCCTCTCCTCTTGTCGTATACTTTCCATCCAAGTATTCCGTGTTCTCCGGGAGACTTAGCAGTGAGGAGGGTAGTCATGACTGTGACTGTTATCGTGGGGAACACACTCCTTATTTTCTGGCACTCCTGGAGTCCGGTCTCGTGGAAGACATTCCACCCTAGCCCGTCGGTAAGTATGAGGAGAATCTTGTCGCCGTTCACTATCTTCGTTTCACCTCCGTGGAGTGAGTTCTTTATGTCCCTAGCTACGTCCACTAGAGACGTGCTGTTGAGAGATCTTTCAAATTCATCTATCTCTTCATCTTTTATTTTCTCTTTATTTAAATTATTATTATTGTCCTGATATTGACTCATTTCTTTCACCTTCTTTAGAGATCACCTCTAGGCTCTCCCTTGCAGGCTCCTTCAAGGTGAGTGTGATAACTGAGGCTATCAAGCTCATGATTGCTGTGAATAACATAGTTATAGGAATACCCAGAGTGAAGAGATCCGCGTAAAGGAAAGCTGAAAGGATCGCTCCGGTCCTGCCTGCTAGCACGGTGAACATCTGAGATAATCCCCTGATCTTGGTGGGAAACAACTCGACACCCCAGAATCCTACGACGGTCCCAG
This genomic interval carries:
- the treH2 gene encoding alpha,alpha-trehalase TreH2; amino-acid sequence: MNEETVKSHKKYYAFLSNGFTTALEYEGSIVWFPTPRMDSPSVFSHIIDDEKGGYFSVKPEEEFSHSQRYLERSLVLENSFSTKKGKLKVLDFLPLSLTGIIRIFESDIPFDVDIRPVFNYGLINPGIDVVEGGIVFKNPQSNEGIELLIQGNYEIEDGYKVSLKPGKGYLYLLHSKDLRYGLFSRKGFVYSRPYDALNKALSYWRGQISHAKKVSALQELYEVSLLIILGLTYLPSGGLIASPTTSLPEIVGSDRNWDYRYVWIRDASYGAEALIKAGLFTKARGVLRFMSSIVDPSSKSFDHPLYTVDGTMPPAEEELNWLKGHKLSKPVRIGNAAYLQVQTDVEGAFMDSLYQYMLATGQVEYVEDMWWIVEAISEWVMKSWQGKSTDIWEQRGVLEHFVHSKVMNWVALDRAWRIAEKLRYDRKEWRIEAEKIREDVLNNGISSGHLARYYGSEEVDASLLTLPIYGFIDANDELFRRTLKKIIDDLMIGRDLLLRYKTDFMGQVSHPFTLTSTWLARVYIRMGLIDDAERVLNSLASCSTDLYLIAEHLDASLCEPRGNFPQLFPHAGVVSSLIELNEMKSTMGKH
- a CDS encoding alanyl-tRNA editing protein; the protein is MDDTEVRTHTALHVVKGAVRKVLGAKWTASTWVSKGHGRLTVQLDRKPGESDMKEIFRLANEKIVQNVPVRVETLPREEAERKYGDEIYDLFPVPEEVKELKIVIIDGWNLNACNKPHTSTTGGIGEIEMDDWRFRKMKNLLEISFNLKDL
- a CDS encoding alkaline phosphatase family protein; translation: MSQYQDNNNNLNKEKIKDEEIDEFERSLNSTSLVDVARDIKNSLHGGETKIVNGDKILLILTDGLGWNVFHETGLQECQKIRSVFPTITVTVMTTLLTAKSPGEHGILGWKVYDKRRGKVVDLLSAIRNGETPEISMPPSYLRGEESVFITPLSGSSKRLFSTLVGAHVRNYFTPYDSLSVLRQSLPEKRFAFFYLPYVDTVSHHYGPSSPETAETVREVSKIAKKAMEIGKSNGFTVVLTSDHGQIDVEKNVDISRDQEILDNIEVPPFGDSRNLMIISRHDVSETFKKYETYIFGKETLSKYAGGNRVPDYAVVPKGRTTLNYWIDDSMDYKGNHGGISKDEMEIPLCVT